Within the Scleropages formosus chromosome 8, fSclFor1.1, whole genome shotgun sequence genome, the region ATTATGCGTCTCCATTCCTTTCAGAGTCCATCACTGTATAGTGACTAACACAGtactgctgtaatactgtattaCAGTAAGCGGTTTTAATATGGGATCGACAATGTTTAAAGATCATTTACCTGGTGTatgtttttcactgtatttgaaACGAAAGCACTGAAAAGTGATGCTTGCCAAAGATGAATTGTGAAAGTAGCTTTTGGACTCAGTATACATCACAGAGCTtccacattaaaatatatacaaaataatatgGAATCAGTCAACACACTTTACAACACTGCAATCGATTCTGTAACTGCAGAAATATAGCAGTGACTGATAACACATTCAATAATTTTCAACCACAGCTGGCTTCTGCCAGAACTGTCTCATCCTTTAAACACTCTACTGATGACTTTTGTGTTCTTAAGAGATGCTGAAGTCTGCTTAATCACTGGATTCCCCATGTGCCAAGACAGAGTTCCACCATGGCATTTGTGCAGTAGACATCAGCTAACAATAAGACACACTGGTAACAAAGTGCCCAGCATCACCTTCTTTGTCACTGCTCATGCCTTGTCAGGACAAGAAAATCTGTCCTCCTCAGGTGCTGAATGAATCTGGTGGTGGGATCCTACAGGGTGTTCTTGGCGATAGCGTTCAAAGTGCGAATTTTGGTCACGTCAGCCACCTTCACCGAGTACTCTGGAGCCGACAGCGAAGCACCCATGTTCACACAGGGGTTTCTATTGAGTGAACAACATAAACAAAAGTCCTGTTAAACTATTCCCAAGACCTTTAACacaataaatcaatcaatcaatcaactgCACAGAAATACATCTGGCATAATCACATAAAAGGGAGCAATGACAAGCATATGAAGAGAGTAAAAGAAGGGCAGTTATTTGGAGGGTACCTAGAGTAATGGCTGGTCAAACTGTTAGATTAGGTTATACTAAGAGCAAAACGAAAATTGAAATTACCAGCAAGTTGCTCACTGGGTGCCATTGGGAGTTCTCCTATTGTAAGACCTTGCTGACACTTCTGCATAGTCTCTTCAGTTTGCTGTAGAAGCTGTTCAATTGCCAAATGGCTAACTGCACTCTCACTCAGCCATTTTAAAAGGCACTCACCTAAACTTCATGGTAGAATCCTTGGTGGAGCGTGCAGAGCAATGGAACTCCTGGGCTCCAGAGCCTTCAAGGACCCTCTGCAGATTTCGTTCACTGATACCCCCTCCTACCAGCCAAATGCAATTTGCAGATGCAAATTTTAGTGGAACATTTATTCTGAGCTCTCTGTAGAGAGAAAATTGAGTCCAAAATTTATAAACTATATAAGatatacagtaaaaagaaaCGCCTGACCACTTTACCGTGTTCTGTAAAATGTCAAAGGCTTTCAAGAGAAAATCATACTCAACAATAAGCCATCAGACTGTTTATGAAGAAAGTACTAATTAACCTAAACATGTCAGCCACTAGAACAACTAGATTTAAGAATGATGCACTCACCAGGCATAATTATTATTCTGCCTTTTGCCTgtgaataaaaagacaaaatcattAAGCACCTGCAGAGATAAAGAAAAAGATTGTGTTGTCAAAAATGGAACTGGAATAGTGTGATCTGTTGCATAACAGAAGTCTTAGTTTAGAACAAAAAGTCAAGTTTATCACTGAAATTGACAGCAAATTCCTGTGGAGTCCGGGAAAACATTACATGTGTcttaattacagaaaatttctttagaaaatttaaaataacataCTAGCAGAGGACCTCAACAGCTTTtcttattcatttgtatttgaCTGTTAGcattgtccaaggtgacttacaatgatagaTATACTTACATTCTCTACTGATCCACAAAACAGAGCAATGTCACCTGCACACTCATAAATTCACATAgtgagggcaatttagagtcaccaatgtaatgtgtctttggactgtggaaggaaactggagcacctagaggaaacccttGCAAGCataaggagaacatggaaatgggaattgaacccacgttcagtcacgcagcccaggagctgagagtCACACATGCTACCCGCTGCATCACAGTTCAATAAATGAGCTGGGGTGGTCCCCAAGTTACAATGGTCCGACTaacgatttttttgactttacgatggtgcaaCAGTGAAACGCAtccagtagaaactgtacttcgaattttgaattttgatttttttcccaggcaagtgatatgcagtacgatactccttcatgatgctgggcagcagcagcgatctgcaGCTCCCAGCGTGCCACGCGGTTGCTAGTGTATACAGCTAaaactctacagtgttctgtgttaccagcatttttttggataccccccgTATCtacgctgcgttttgtgcatccatcatgtctacgaaacgcccatctgggtctcctgctactggtgagaagaagaagaggaaggcaattactcttgaggagaaactcaagataactgcccagcatgaaggcggcaagctggtaatggccatcgcacgtgaacttcGACTTTCACAACTGACTATCTCCAGCATCTTAAAAGATAATAAacgatgtttggtaggttaggtatattaaatgcattttcaacgtacaatatttttgacttaagatgggtttatcagaacgtaagcccatcgtaagtcagggaccatcTGGATAGGCATTTACTGCAAAAGACTAACAGCAGCGTGCATTTAACAGCAGTTAAAAACTGCTGCGACTATAAAAGGTAGCTCCCCTAAGGCATCATTCAGGGGAACaagctgaaataaatacaacGTGGTACATTCTTCCTGAGCTACAGTTACATTAATGGACATATTTCTGTCTGCCCATGGGTTGGCCTGTCACCTCTGTACACACAACTGTAGGCCTCTCTGAGGGTGGCCTACTCACTTGCTCCACCAGCCGCTTGATGAGGGGCAGCCCTTCCAGGGCAGAGCTGTCACAGCCACTTGTTAGCACCCGTTCAAAGCCCAGCGATATCAGCGTCTCAAGAGCCACCACTGGGTCATGCACCATGTCGAAGGCTGGAGCTCGCCAGGAACAGCAGTTCAGTCAGCTCTGTCTGTGACAGTCTTTCAGATCATTATTTAAACTAGCCACTTCTGCTATGAATCAACCCTCATGCCATCACAGAATATATATCAgaagagtaaataaatgcacagcTGTTCTTTAATAATGAGCACTACTACTCAATACTGCTTGAAATCCCCAGTTTCATACAATGGAACATAATACATGCCATGGATATCTAATCTTAATCAGGTGATAatgatttaaatattaaaactaaaCAATACAGATTCACATTTCTAAATTCATGCAGTCAATAGAAATATATTCTATTTGTAAACCTACTTTGCTTACCTCTGTGGAAGGTGACTGGTAATGGTCTACAAGCagctggaagagaagaaaacagatttaatgtGAACAAAGTTCAAGTTTAATTGCAATTAGATTAAGAATTTCAAACACCAAATTAAATAATCTCTAAGAGGACACGAGTTAAAGCAGAAACTCAAAGGTCCACAAACACACCAAACAGCTAATGAGATAAGTTATTACTTAATATGTGATGGTTTAAGGAGATGTTTAGCCATTCCTGACATGAAAACCTGGCCTTTGTGACCAAATGACTCACCAAGTAGCTCAACGCAGAGTTCTGTGTCTACCCGGCCATCCTCTGTCAGAGCACCCAGCACCAGCCCATCGGCCCCATGGCTCTTAATAAGCTCAATGTCTGTCTTCATCACCTCCACCTCACGGTCCGTATACAAGAAGTCCCCCCCACGAGGGCGGATCATGCAGTACACAGGTATCCGCACGTACTGTTTAACTACATGCAGCAGTCCTGCAATTTGGAAATGCAGATaattcaatggaaaaaaaaatatattggcatttatttttctccattttataaatgacaaaatttgtAGACTtttaccaaaacaaaaaaaaatttaattatcaAAATACTTTCTAAGGTGTTCTACatacagaaaattaataatactgCCACATTTAAACCActgataatttaataattaacagcacaaagttttaaaattattctgtgTAAGACACCTAAACTGTCAGTCAGTATAAATACTTGGGACATGTAgtttatattgttattattatcatttaaaaaaaaaactcaccaaCACTGGGAGTGATTCCCCCTTCCAACAGGCTGGAGCACAGCTCAAGACGGCCTGCACCTAAAAAAAGGACACCGACAGTCAGAATACCAGTGACTCAGTCTCTGTGTACATCTCACCTATAACTAACTGCGGATTCAAATTATTTCATATGAATTcagcacagagaaaacatggcTGATGACTGATTTTGAAGCTTATAGTGCAGGAAAAGTATTCCGTTTGTATTTAGCATCACGAAAAAGCAGATGTGCCTTAACTCAGAGACATgcaatccacaaaaaaaaagaaaaacacccaaCAAAGTGGATCAGAGGATGAACGCTAATGGGCTTGGTGACTGACAGAGGAGCTGTTGACCTGGAGGCTTCAGGCTCACTACACACAAGAGACTGCAGGTAAAAAGGAAGAACCATACCACCATGGCATGAGCTGAGGACTCCAACAATCGATGCTATTGATGAATGTCTACATTTGGCCCTGATTCATGGCAGAACCCcataaacaaattaatcatAATGCGGCGCCCTAAGCGCAATCACAGGTAGACACACTGGAAGGGAAAGCTGAAGATCCTGCAGTGACCAGACACTGTGCCTAGGTCTGAAGCCTGAAGGTGACAAGGAGAGCACGAGCAGACCGTGTGTATGCTGTAGTGTGCACTGTACCGTACCTCCCCTCTCAGCGTTAATGGCAGACTCAACCGAatccacacacacctccatgAGGAACCCCTCCGACATCCTACACACGACAGCACAGAAAAGTCACCTGACAGCTGTTCACTTTCCAGAGCAAATCAAATGTATGCCTACTACACTCACGACGTACATCATCATGCAACACATCATGGCAGTGTACTAAGGACAAATACGCAAAACAACACGTATCATACGTCGTATGCGCAGGACATGTGGACAACATATACAGACACGCTGAGGACGAACTGCACGAACAGCCGCTACTTAAGACTCACTGACTAGTCTAAAGTTACAGCAACCGCTGATGACAAAACAGATCGTCTGCGGCGAAAGATAGTTACTGTACTGCTCCATTATTCATGCGAAAAAGCACTAAAAAGCACTTTATAAATCTTAGCATTTCGTGTTACCTGCCAactttatgttatttatttatttcacaaaactTGCAGGTTGTCAACCTTTCACCTCTTAAACGTTTCTTCATCGCCTCAGCCAATCGGAACGTCAGTCCGCGGCCTCTGACGTCACTCGAAAGCAACTTCCGGTCACAGTTGGCAGGAACGAACatagatatagatagatagGCCCAACCTACTGATAACGACTGCGCCGTAACGGCGTTGTCCTCCGCcatatttgaaaaattgttcACGCTTGTAAGCAAAAGCAAAAGCCTGGATGTAAACGAAGTCTGGTTACACTCAGTCGCTCTTCTCAAATGTTCTGTCTTGTCAATTCTCAACCGATTTCCGTGAaatactgctttttttaaagctaaatatattttctatcaGTTCATCAAACCGGACATGTATATGAATTCGATAAAAACCTAAACGATGCCAGGAAGTTAGTACCTAGCTCAGCTATAGGTGGCTGtcagtactgaaataaaaatgttggaaTGCTGAGTTGTCTGTGTCCCTTTGAACATGATAAAGTTTAAGCTATTTTAAGTTATACTGCATTAACTGATGTGCTTGAGTCTGTTTAAAGATTCCATATGGCATATGGTGCCATATCCACAGTAACCAACCTGGTTTCCCATATCAAGAGCTTCCTAAGCATAATTAAGAGAGTAATCATCCCACATTCATAGTGTGTTAATATACAACAGAGATTTTTCTAGCCTTTGgacttttatacacacacacattgtctgaaaccctTTGTCTcaaatggggtcacggcaaaccaaaACCTAATAcaggacacagggctggaggggacacacccaggatgggacaccagtccatcacaaggcaccccaaacaggactagaaccccagacccactggagacaaGGAGTCAgtgaaacccactgcaccaccacagccccctggacttttataatttacacaaaatactATAATCTCAGCATTCTGTTATTATAGCCATATACTGTATAGGCTACTAGATGGTACCTCGCCACCAAAGAGACTTAAAAGTTTGCTGCTCAGCTATACAAATTTATCAATTTGTCATGTAATTTTTGGTTGAAAacttttgaatttaattgaactgaGTATAGGATATTTCCATGCTTATAAAGAAATGGGCAACATctagtataaaaatgtatactttattATGATACTAGTGATATTGGTTATTAGTGAAGTGTCTATTGATGAAGAATAAGCAACACAATTCTGTGGTGAAATCTGTGAAACTTGttgagaatttaaaaacaaactataGAGCCTACAGTTACATTATAGAAACATCTTAACTTTTCGGGAATTTATACAGATGAGCAGTTATTATGGGCAAAACAGATTTCAAAAgttgttgcttttaaaaataattaaaaaaaaaaaaaaaaactttgccaaGAATAACTTCATTACacaatgggggtgtggtggtgcagcacgtTTGGTTagagcctgctctctggtgggtctgtggttcaagccctacttggggtgccttgcaatgaactggtatcctgtccagggtgtatcctctcccacttcagccttgcaccctgtgttactgggttaggcccaagttgctgtgacccagctAGAAAAAAGTAGACAGTGTGTATACACTTCAGTAAACATTACTCAAAGTAAATTCAGGGTGCATTTCTCCTTTGGCAGGGTAACCTGAGCCAGtctgcacaaaaaaacattCCAGTAACAATTTTGATCATATAAACACTCTATTAGAAATTTGACCTTTCCTGGATTGGGGCTTTggtgtggcggaagggcttgcgtgatctagggatctccagagctatgttgtcaggagcagtatgctcctggtagggtctcccaaggcaaacaggtctggagtgaagatccagactaacatgatccaaaaacctccatggaaaaagtaaacaggagaatGTTTACcttgcccagaatagggtcacctgGAGCcgggcctgggggtagtgttcctaggcgagcccCTGGTGGCCGGGCTGCCCAAGTAACCCGGCCGGGTTCAGTccgaaaaggcaacatgggggggggcatgtgggcccaccacccacaaggtccaacatggcGGTTGGATGCGACGTATACCAGGCGGCAGGAGCGGACAGGGTGGCACGTGGTGTCGTGGCCCCTCgagacagaaactggctcttggcatgtggaatgtaACTGTCACTGGGGGGGAGGAGCCaaaactggtgcgggaggttgagagataccaactagatatagttgggctcacctccactcacagtgttgactctggaaccaaactcctcgataggaggtggtctctctcctgctTAGGacttgcacagggtgagaggtgccaggcgggtgtggggatactcagaagcccccggctggctgccacacagttggagtttatccggTGGATGAcagggtcacctcaatgcgaaTTCATAGTCCTTCTgagggacttcaatgctcacgttggcaatgactgggaaatctggtggggggtgattgcaaagaacggcttgcccaatctgaacccaaatggtgaaatgttattggaattctgtgctagtcatggtttgtccataacaaacaccatgttcgaacacaaggatgctcataagtataCTTGGGACCATAGCTCCTTGGGCTAAGGGTCAATGATCAACTTcgtagttgtttcatctgacatgagaccacatgttctggacactcgggtgaagagaggtgctgagctgtcaaccgatcaccatctagTGGTGAGTtcgatcagatggcagggaaaactgatggacagacctggtaggcccaagcgtttagtgagggtgtgctgggaacgactgtcggaggaccttgtccggaatgattctAATTCacacctccaggagagcttctcccatgtcctggaggaggtaggggacaggGAGTCTGAATAGatcctgttcaaaacctccattgtggaagcagccaggcacagctgtggccaaaagcttgttggtgccagtcagggcggcaacccaagaacccactggtggacactagtggtgagggaagccgtcaagctaaagaaggaggcctttacggcctggttggctctgggaactcctgactcagcagacaggtaccggcaggcagaaaaggcagcagtggctgcaattgcagaagcaaaatccagggcatgggaggagtttggagaggctatggaaaatgactattggttggcttcaaagaggttctggagaccATCAGGTGGCTCAGGagcttcgctcaggctgtgcttaGCAAGTGTGGAGAAACTCtaacctctgatgaggacattgtcgggagatGGAAGGAACACtctgaggaactcttaaacccaagagatatgcctcccttacaggaatcagggccagaggcttccgggctgtcagaatccatttccctggtggacatcactgaggtagttggtgagctccacggtggcaaagcaACGGGgatggatgagatttgcccagaATTGCTTAAGGCCCTGAATGTTGttgggctgtcatggctgacacctctctgcaatgttgcatggacctcgaggacagtgcctttgcattggcaaactggggtgatggtccctatctttaagaaaggggacggGAGAGTGTGTAccaactatcagggtatcacgcttctcagcctccctgggaaagtctatgtcaGGGtcctggaaaggaggctctggccaatagttgaacctcagattgaagaggaacaatgcggattccgtcctggccgtggaacactggaccagctttttaccctctcacagataattgaaggggcatgggagttctcaaatccagtctacatgtgttttgtggactttgAGAAGGCTTACAATCGggttccccaagaaattctgtgggaggtgctctGTACACATGAAGCAATAGCTGTGTCAGCAttctcagcattaagtcaagcccgttcaatgtgggtgttggactccgccaaggttgttcCTTGtatccactcctgtttgtggtcttcatggacaggatatcaaggcgcagtcgaggccaggagggcattctgtgtgggagtcagaaggtgacatctctgctttttgcagatgatgttgtccttttggcactgtcacatagCTGCCTCCgacacacactggaacggtttgcagctgagtgtgaagcggttgggatgaggatcagcacctcaaagtctgagtccatggttttctcacggaaaaggatggcatgccctctccaggtaaagggagagaatttgccccaggtggaggagtttaagtatcttggggtcttgttcacgagtgaggggagaagggagcatgagatcggccacagactgggagcagcagcagtaatgcagttgctgtaccagactgtagtggtgaagggggagctgagccataagccaaagctctccatttaccggtcgatctacatccctaccctcacctatggtcatgaactttgggtaatgaccgaaagaataagatcgcgaaTAACAAGtgactgaaatgagttttcaccgcagggtgttgggactcactctccgtgatagagtgaggagttcggacatccaggaggaactcagagtagagccgttcctcctccacattgagaggagccagtagAGGTGGTTCAGTCATCTGATAAGGAGGTATgtcaggcatggccaactggggcgaggccccgaggtcggacCAGGACctactggagggattatatctcacagttggcctgggaacaacTGGGGATCCCCcaagctgagctggaggaagttgcaggggaaaggggcagctgggcctctctggtCTCCAtgttgccaccgcaaccctactaggacaagcgggacagaaaatgggtggatggatggatggatggatggatggatggatggatggatggatggaaatttgACAAGGCAAGCTTTCTAGTTATGAATCTTCATTGTGAAAATCACTGCTACTGTACTAGTCAGTTGTGTTTTGTACCTCTGTTTGACTAGTTATGATTCTATAACTGAATGTTACAGTGTTATGCAGACTATTAGCATTCCACAGTACAGCTGTAGCAAATACTTGTAAATGCTCAGGAAAGATGAATAAAATGGGCACAGTTCCTTCCTGTCTGTCCGGTCTGATCCAACTGATCACCTCCGAAGTGCTTGTTGCAGAGCACGCTACCTTTTCTGGGCCGATGATCACATCTGCAGTTTATTAtccatatttacagtttttctcgatcgatttgacacattactccaaactccagtcactgctctcaaaacaattacagtttttctcgatcgatttgacacattactccaaactctggtcact harbors:
- the cutc gene encoding copper homeostasis protein cutC homolog isoform X4, producing MLSTCPAHTTMSEGFLMEVCVDSVESAINAERGGAGRLELCSSLLEGGITPSVGLLHVVKQYVRIPVYCMIRPRGGDFLYTDREVEVMKTDIELIKSHGADGLVLGALTEDGRVDTELCVELLAACRPLPVTFHRAFDMVHDPVVALETLISLGFERVLTSGCDSSALEGLPLIKRLVEQVSRPPSERPTVVCTEVTGQPMGRQKYVH
- the cutc gene encoding copper homeostasis protein cutC homolog isoform X1, whose translation is MLSTCPAHTTMSEGFLMEVCVDSVESAINAERGGAGRLELCSSLLEGGITPSVGLLHVVKQYVRIPVYCMIRPRGGDFLYTDREVEVMKTDIELIKSHGADGLVLGALTEDGRVDTELCVELLAACRPLPVTFHRAFDMVHDPVVALETLISLGFERVLTSGCDSSALEGLPLIKRLVEQAKGRIIIMPGGGISERNLQRVLEGSGAQEFHCSARSTKDSTMKFRNPCVNMGASLSAPEYSVKVADVTKIRTLNAIAKNTL
- the cutc gene encoding copper homeostasis protein cutC homolog isoform X2, translated to MMMSEGFLMEVCVDSVESAINAERGGAGRLELCSSLLEGGITPSVGLLHVVKQYVRIPVYCMIRPRGGDFLYTDREVEVMKTDIELIKSHGADGLVLGALTEDGRVDTELCVELLAACRPLPVTFHRAFDMVHDPVVALETLISLGFERVLTSGCDSSALEGLPLIKRLVEQAKGRIIIMPGGGISERNLQRVLEGSGAQEFHCSARSTKDSTMKFRNPCVNMGASLSAPEYSVKVADVTKIRTLNAIAKNTL
- the cutc gene encoding copper homeostasis protein cutC homolog isoform X3, with the translated sequence MSEGFLMEVCVDSVESAINAERGGAGRLELCSSLLEGGITPSVGLLHVVKQYVRIPVYCMIRPRGGDFLYTDREVEVMKTDIELIKSHGADGLVLGALTEDGRVDTELCVELLAACRPLPVTFHRAFDMVHDPVVALETLISLGFERVLTSGCDSSALEGLPLIKRLVEQAKGRIIIMPGGGISERNLQRVLEGSGAQEFHCSARSTKDSTMKFRNPCVNMGASLSAPEYSVKVADVTKIRTLNAIAKNTL